The Balearica regulorum gibbericeps isolate bBalReg1 chromosome 32, bBalReg1.pri, whole genome shotgun sequence genome segment ACAGCTACCTTCAGACCTGGAAGAAGACGCTACTGGTAGTGTCCCACGACCAAGGTTTCCTCGATGACGTCTGCACTGACATCATCCACCTCGACGCTCAACGCCTCTTTTACTACCGGGGCAACTACAGTGCGTGGAGGCAAAtggggggggggccctggggcaATTAGTGGTGTTAATTACCCCCCCGTCATGCCCCCGCAGTGACGTTCAAGAAGATGtaccagcagaagcagaaggagtTGCTTAAGCAGTTCgagaagcaggagaagaagCTCCGTGACCTCAAGGCCGGCGGCAAGTCCACCAAGCAGGCGGTGAGCGAGGGAGATCCCGTGGGATCCAGTCCCGTGGGATCcactcctccctgcccaggatCCCCATCTGCACCTGGCATCTCACAGTTCCCTCCCCCCAGTTCCCATCCggggtcccccccagcccctccgggGATCCCTCTCTCTGCAAACAGGATCCACTGCAGGGATCCAGAGGGATCTGGGGGCAGGATCCcagggtgtgtgtgggtgttaGTGGGGCTGTTACCCCACGGGATTCCCCAGGGCGACCCCTGAGGGGATCTGCTGATGGGGGGGTGGATGATGGCTCAGCGGATCCCTGAGCGGATCCCCAAGCGGatcctgcccccccaccccaggagaAGCAGACGAAGGAGGCGCTGACGCGGAAGCAGCAGAAGTGCCGGCGACGGACGGCAGCGGAGGAGGCAGCCGAAGCGCCGGAGCTGCTGAAACGGCCGCGGGAATACACCGTCCGGTTCACCTTCCCCAAcccgccccccctcagcccccccatCCTCGGCCTCCACGGTACGGGGTGCCTGGGGGGAaagtggggtgctgggggagggagagtTGGGGAGTTATGGGGATCTGTGGGGTATTGGGGGGGTCAGGGaggacttgggggggggggggtcaggggggctttgggggggggtaTCAGGGCACCCCAAGctcatttcccccccccgcaGGTGTCGACTTTGGCTAcgaggggcaggagctgctcttCCGCAACCTTGACTTTGGCATCGACATGGAATCGCGAGGTGAGACCCTACATAAACAGTctcgggggggggtgtcccacATTAACTGGGGGGGCCCCAGGAGACCCTACAATAACATGGGTCACTGAGGGGCCCCCTCCCccaccttttttcctcccacccccccctccaGTTTGCATCGTGGGCCCCAACGGCGTGGGGAAGAGCacgctgctgcagctgctcaccGGGCAGCTGACGCCGGTAGGGACGCTcccccattaaaaaaatgtggggtGCACCCCCAAAATGGGGtgagggggatgggggggggtgtctcaggggtggggggaggctgCATAACAATCCCCCTGTGAGGGGTTTGGGCATCCGCAGGAttctgggtgctgggggggggggtgtctggggggGTTTAGGGACCCCCTGgggctttggggggggtggATTTTGGGGAGGCCCCCCCCCCAACACGTCTCAATTGCAGACGCGGGGACAGATGCGCAGGAACCACCGGCTGGTGAGTGGGGGCGGGGCTTCAGGGGGCGGGACTTCAGGGGGCGGGGCTTCAGGGGTGGGGCTTATGGGGCGGGGCTTCTGGAGGGGCGGGGCTTTATGGTGGGAGGGGCAGCAGAGGAGTGGGAGGGTCTCAGAAGGGGGTGGGGcctgtggggagggggtggggccTCCAGAGGGGTGTGCTTAGGTGGGGGCGGGGCTTTGGGATGGGGTGGAGCTGTGAAGAAGGGGTGTGGTCTGCAGGGGGTGTGGTCTGCAGGGAGTGTGGTCTGCAGGGGGCGTGGCTCCCACTGACAGCATGGGGGTTGAGCCTATGAGTAGGGGTGTGGCCTGCTGGGGGCGTGGCTCCCCACTGGGGGTGTGGTCTCACCCCTGGCAGGCTGGAGCaaaggtggggggggtgtgtgtgtggggggggtgtggtgtgtgtgtgaattaCAAAGGCGTGGCCGGTGGGCGTGCCCTGACCCCGCCCCCACCCCGCAGAAAGTGGGCTTCTTCAACCAGCAAGCGGCCGAGCAGCTGCGGCTGGAGGAGACGGCGGCCGAGTACCTGCAGCGCGGCTTCAACCTGCCCCACCAGGACGCCCGCAAGTGCCTGGGCCGCTTCGGGCTGGAGGGCCACGCACACACCCTCCAGATCGCCAAGCTCTCCGGTGGGGGGCGGGGACAGCGCCCGGaggggcggggctgggggcggggacAGCACCCGGAggggtggggctgggggtggggacaGCACCTGGaggggcggggctgggggcggggacAGCGCCCGGAggggtggggctgggggcggggacAGCGCCCGGaggggcggggctggggggcggggCCAGTGCCCGGAGGggtggggctggggcggggcCAGTGCCTGGaggggcggggctgggggcggggacAGCGCCCGGaggggcggggctgggggcggggccAGTGCctgggggggcggggccagTGCCCGGAGGGGCGGGGCTGAGCTGGTGGTGCCTCAATGCGTTTCTCAATGGGGAAGGGCGGCTGCTGTGTGGGCGGGGCCTCGGTGTGGGGGCGGGGCCTCGGTGGGGCGGGGCCTCGGTGGGGGCGGGGCCTTGGCTGTGCCTGAGGTGGCACACATTGAATGGGCGGGGCCTCCCTGTGGGGGGCGGGGTCTCGGCAATGGGTGGGGTGTTGGTGAGGCAgcgccgggggcggggcctgagCCACGCGGGCCAATAGGCTGAATGTGGAAATGGAGGGGGTGGGGCCTCGGCAGGGGGTGGAGTCAGCgccgagggggcggggcctgcgcCGCTTGCGCCTTGAGGGACACGTGCATGGGGGGGGGTCTGCCAcaggggcggggcctggggtGATGGGGTGGGGCTTCTCTGGGGGCGGGGCCATTTTGGAGGGTGTGGCCTGTCCCCAGTGGGTGGAGCCtcctgctgggggggtgggTCTGTGGGGGCGTGGCCCATGGGCGGGACCAAGAGGCTGAAGGCTGTGTGCTATTGGTGGGGCTCAGAGCCTATCGGGGAGAGGGGGCGGGGCTCCCCACTAAGCGCCGCCCCTTCCCGCAGGGGGGCAGAAGGCCCGGGTGGTGTTTGCCGAGCTGGCGTGCCGCGAGCCCGACGTCCTCATCCTGGTGagcgggcggggccgggggggcggggcccTGCTCTAAGTCCCTCCCACCAGGGGGGGATCCCTcacccgccccctcccccccaccaggACGAGCCCACCAACAACCTGGACATCGAATCCATCGACGCGTTGGCCGACGCCATCAACGAGTACCGGGGAGGTGAGGagaaaggggtgggggggggggggggcgggcgtGGGGTGCACGTCACTGTGACGTCATCGTGACCTCGCCGCTGCCCGCAGCCGTCATCGTGGTGAGCCACGACGCCCGGCTGATCACGGAGACGGGCTGCCAGCTGTGGGTGGTGGAGGACCAGGGGCTCAGCCAGATCGACGGCGACTTCGACGACTACAAGCGGGAGGTGCTGGAGGCGCTGGGGGAGGTCGTCATCAGCCGCCCCCGCGAGTGAGGGACGCGCCCCGGCTGGCCCCGCCCCCGGGAATAAAGAGGAGTGGTGCACCGATGGCTCAACGTGCCTTGATTTGGGGCTGACATCAGTAGGTTCCAGGGTTAACGCCGTCAGTAGGTTCCAGGGTTAACACATGCAGCCAGCACTCATTATCTTTTTTCCACCGGTTTATTAATAATGTACAAAATATACAAAAGGGGGAGGGGCGGGCGTGGGGCCCCTCCCCCAGCCAAGTTTTCACAGAAAACGGCGTCCGgcgcagcccctctccccccccgccccccccaaatAATCCCCCACCCCGGCGGCGCAGCCCCAGGCGGCGGCGTGTGTCGCACGTGTGTGTGCAAGGGCGGGTGGGGAAGGGCTTTGGGGTCCCCCAAGTTGGAGGTTGGGAGGGGGGGATTAACACCCTGCCAGGGGCCGTGTTACCCCAACAGGGTGTCGGTGCCCCAAAATTTGGCCCCAAAAGGGGGATTTacaccctggggggggggtgattTACACCCTGGGGGTATCcaggtccctgggggggggaaatctgtaacctggcagcagcattttaacctggggggaggggggggtaaAATTAGTGTGTTGGGGGAGTTACACCCTTCCCAGGGGGATTTACACCTCCCGGGGGATTTACACCCAGGAGGGGGTATTTACCCCTGGGAGGGGCTGGtggtgcctgggggggggggggtaacgCCCGGGGGGGAGGGTGCTGTCACCCATTGGGGGGTCCGGCccccctggggagggggatttacagcctgggggggggggggggatttctGCCCCGAGGGGGGGATTTACACCCTACAGAGGGGGATTTCTGCCCCACAGGTGGGTATTTAGACCCTATAGAGGGGGATTTCACCCTATAGAGGGGGATTTCACCCTATAGAGGGGGTTTTCTGCCCCATAGGTGGGTATTTTCACCCTATAGGTGGGTATTTCACCCTATGGAGGAGTATTTCTGCCCCACAGGCAGGTATTTGCACCCTATAGAGGGGTATCTCACCCTATAGAGGGGTATTTCCGCCCCTCGGGGGGGGATCTCTGCCCCATAGGTGGATTTTTACGCcctgggggggtgggtgggggcgGATTCAGCGCCGGGGGCATCACGGAGGCCTCACAGAAGCCATATGAGTGGTGGCTGCAGCGCGAGtctgagaggaggaggaggagaggggaggaagggcaggaggaggaggaggaggaggaggcggcggcggtgcGGGAGGaagggcggcggcgggcgctaCGGCAGGGGCGGCCCGTTGACGCCGGGGTGGTAGAAGGCACAGTTGTTCTCGTACCTGCAGCTGCCCTTCAGCATGAAGTGGCGACAGACGGCGCGGCTCGACATGTCTGCGtgagagaaaaggggggggggaaggcgcGTCAGGCGCCGGCGCCCCGGCCCCACGGCGGCCCCACGGCGGCCCCACGGcggcagctctgggagaaggaGGTGGTGGTTTgatgggggaaggggggggaatagggaaacgggggggggggggggcgaggggagACGCAGCGCGGTCTCTGTCCTAACACCGGCTGCTGGATCTGTGGGGTGAGCCCCACGGCGCCCCGAGCCTGCCCTATGGCTTGGGGGGAGCGATGTGAGCCCCACGGCACCTCGCTCGGCCCCACAGGCTGGGCTGGTCCCTCCACGCGGCCGTGGGGCAGTCACTGACCCCCACTGCACCCGAGCGCGGCCTTAGGAGCGGGGCTGGTCCCTGGGCGCGGCCGTGGGGCAGCCCCACggctgggtgggagctggggcGGCCGTGGGGCAGAgcgccccgggcccggccccgtCACCctggggcagctcccagcacgTCCTGCTGTCCCGCCTAGCGCTGGCTTAACTCCCAGCATGCCTCAGTGCCATCTTAGAGCCGGTTCTAACTCCCAGCATGCCTTGTGGCCTGCCCTAGAGCTGGTTTTAACTCCCAGTGTGCCTCAGTGCCCATTCTGGAGCCGGTTTTAACTCCCAGCATGCCTTGCTGCTCCTCCTTGAGCTGGTTCTAACTCCCAGCACGCTTTGCTGCCTTGTCCTAGAGCTGGTTTTAACTCCCAGTGTGCCTCAGTGCCCATCATAGGGCTGGCTTTAACTCCCAGCATGCCTTGCTGCCCCTCCTTGAGCTGGTCCTAACTCCCAGCACGCTTTGCTGCCTTGTCCTAGAGCTGGTTTTAACTCCCAGCAATGCCTCACTTACTACCATCTTAAAGCTGGTTTTAACTCCCAGTGTGCCTCACTGCCCCGCTAGAGCCAGTTTTAGCTCCCAGCATGCCTCAGTGCCCATCACAGGGTGGGTTTTAACTCCCAGCATGCCTTGCTGCCCCGCTTAGAGCTGGTTCTAACTCACAGCATACTCTGCCACCCATCCTAGAGCCACACTGCCCCTCCTAGAGCTGGTTTTAAGTGCCAGCATGCCTTTCTGGCTGCCCTGGAGCAAGTTTTAACTCCCAGCATGCCCTGCTGCCCATCCTAGGCCTGGTTTTAACTCCTAGCATCCCTTGCTCCTCCTCCCAGAGCCGGTTTTAGCTCCCAGCATGCCTTAGTGCACATCACAGGGCTGGTTCTAACTCCCATCATAGCCTGCTGCCTGTCCTAGAGCTGGCCCTAACAACCAGCATGACTCAGAGCCCCTCCTAGAGCCGGTCCTAACTCCCAGCATGCCTTGCTGCCCCTCCTAGAGCCAGTTCTAAGTCCCAGCAGGCCCCAGAGCCCCTCCTAGAGCCGGTCCTAACTCCCGGCATGCCTTGCTGCCCCTCCTAGAACCGGTCCTAACTCCCGGCATGCCTTGCTGCCCCTCCTAGAGCCGGTCCTAACTCCCAGCATGCCTTGCTGCCCCTCCTAGAACCGGTCCTAAGTCCCAGCAGGCCTCAGAGCCCCTCCTAGAGCCAGTCCTAACTCCCGGCATGCCTTGCTGCCCCTCCTAGAGCCGGCCCTAACCCCCAGCATGACTCAGAGCCCCTCCTAGAGCCAGTCCTAACTCCCAGCATGCCTTGCTGCCCCTCCTAGAGCCGGTCCTAACTCCCGGCATGCCTTGCTGCCCCTCCTAGAGCCGGTCCTAACTCCCAGCATGCCTTGCTGCCCCTCCTAGAGCCGGCCCTAACTCCCAGCAGGCCTCAGAGCCCCTCCTAGAGCCAGTCCTAACTCCCGGCATGCCTTGCTGCCCCTCCTAGAGCCGGCCCTAACACCCAGCATGACTCAGAGCCCCTCCTAGAGCCAGTCCTAACTCCCGGCATGCCTTGCTGCCCCTCCTAGAGCCGGTCCTAACTCCATAGCTGCCCCATAGCTGCCCTGCGGCcgtgggggggggaggagggggggtgtccctgcacTCCCAGCATGCCCTGCGGCcgccgcgggggcggggccgtGTCCTGGGAGCCCCGCCCTAGAGCCCCATGGGGGGGCGGCGCCAGTCGGGGCCCCGCCCCCAAGGCCCGGGGGGCTcgaggggctggagggggtgggggggcggctccccccccccgccagcggGGTaagaagggcggggggggggggaggcgggggcggggagggggctccCACGGGCCCCTCCCAGGCGGGGCCGGCCCCGCCCCAGAGCCAcgccccgcagccgccgcccccccccccacgcgaGGGAGGCGCCGGGGGGGGccctcccccgcccccgcaTTTACCTCCTCCGTGGCCTCCGCCGTGGCCCCGGGGGTGTTCGCCGGGGTGGCCTCTGCCGTGATCGCCGTGGCTACCGGGGGGCCCCCCCCGTGCGCCGCCGCCGCTATTTGGGGGGCCCCCGTTGCgaccccccccctccgccgccgcctccgccgccgccgcggcatCGGTACGGGGGTTCGGCGCCGCTACGGCCGCGGGGGCGGTGAAAGGGGCCCCCCCCGCGcatgccgccgccgccgccgccgtggGGGCCGCCTCGGAGCGCGCCCCCCCCTTCCGGCGCTTCCCAAAAAtcgccgctgccgccgccgcgtTGCGGGGGGGGCGGCCCCAGAAGTCGGGGGCCGCCGGGGATCCCCGGGCCTGGGGGGAGGCCGGgtccccccccgcctcctccgTGGGGTCCTGtgggggcagagagagagaaaagggggtgaggggggggcaGGGTGACCCCCCCCGTgcccgtgtgtccccccccatcGTGTCCCCGGTGTCACTTACCGGGCATGGGCCCCCCCGGCGGGAAGTGCTGCATGGCCTTGGGGCCGGGCGGGAAGCCGTTGGCCATGGGGCCGGGGCCCAGCAAGCCGTGGGGCACTGTGGGGAGAAAACGGGGGGGTTAGGGCCAAAGCGGGGGCCCagccccccagagcccccccccccccccggagtCGGCGTGTCCCCCCAAACAGGGACCGGGATGTCCCCAGGTCACAGGGACGGGGGGGTGTCCCACCCCGGGGCGTGTCGTGGCCCCAAATTAAGGGGGGCCCCTCCCTGTGTCATCCCAGAGGGAGACCCGGGGTCCCCAGGGGCGCCCAGAGCTTGTCCCCAAACTGGGGGACCCTCATACCCCCCCCGTGTCACCCTCAAGGGGGTCACAGGGTCCCCAAATGTCCCCAGTTTAAGGGGACCCCCATACCCCCCAGGGTCACTCCTGGTGTCCCCAGGCTGAGGGGACACAGCTCCCCCTCCACGTCACCTCCCACCAGAGAGGGGACCCCAATGTCCCCCCTGTCGTCCCCCCAGCATGTCCCAAACCCCAGGGACCCCCGAGTCaccctggggggggacaggtCCCCAGCAGCGCTTGTATGTCCCCAGGCTGAGGGGACACGTGGCTGGCAGTGCCCCACACGTCACATGTCCCCCAccacagggaccccccccccccaagtgccCCCCCGGGGTGGGGACAGGTCCATGGCGATGCCCAGAGGACCCCAGTGTCGCCCCGCGTGCCCAGGCTGAGGGGGCACCACCCCCCGATGTCACCGCAGGTCACAGCCCAGAGCGTGTCCCCAAACCCAGGGGACCCCCAGGGCACGCCGGGGCAGGGGACAGTGTCCCCAAGCCAAGGACACCCCCACGGCGCTGCACAGTGTCCCCAAGCGTGTCCCCACCGAGGGCAGCCCCGTGGGGCAGGGCACAATGTCCCCAACAACGCCCCGACCGCGTCCCCAAGCCAAAGCCCTCCCTACGTCCCCGCCGGGGCGCTGTACAGCGTCCCCAAGCCAAGGACCCCCCCCCGTCCCTGCCAGGTCACCGCGGTGTCCCCTGATGGCGTCCCCaagcccagggcagccccgCAGGGGCAAGCGACAGGGTCCCCAAGCCGAGAGCACCCCCACACCGCCATCAGGGCACGGCACCGCGTCCCCCAGTGTCCCCCCAAGCCCCGGAGCACAGACCaggccccagcagccccccgtGGCCCCGCTCACCTCCGCTGGGTCCGGGCGGCTGAGCCTGCAGGTTCCCCAGCAGATGTTTGATTTTATCCGAATAATCCGGCTGCTTCATCAGCTCCTCGGCCTTGTGGGTGCTGGGCCCGCcctggggggacacacacacacgcagagtAAGTAACGGGGGGACGAGAAACCGGGGAGacccccttctccctgcccccctgcgccgccgccgccccccccttTGTGTCGGCCCGTTGGGGGGgtctgtgctggggagggggaggaggaggaggaggaaggggtggTTACCATGATGGAAGTGAGGATCTCCTGCATGTTGAtgggggcggcgggcgcgggtCCCTGGGGGGTTTTACCGGCCCCCACGCTCCCCATCAGGTTGGCCAGCACCGGGGGCAGTTTGGCACCGGCACCGCCGGGATCCGGGGAGGGCGAGGCGGCGCCGGCTTCCAATCCTTCGGGATAAGCGACCTCCTCGGCGGAGCAAtcctggggagggcagagatAGGGGGTGAGGGgcgaggggggcagaggggggggCTGCGCtaaattgggggggggaagcggggggggCTATGGCGGCACGGCGCGGCACGGCGTCGGCGCTTACCTCGTCCAGCGGGATGAGTTTGGGCGGCAGCGGTTCGTAGGATTCCGGATCGGGTTCGTGAGGGCTGTCGGGAACGCTGTGAGGGGGGCGGGAGGTCAGGGGATCCCCAGGATCCAGTGCTGCCATCCCCTCCCCCAGGGGATCTGgacccccaacaccccccccggcccccccacaCCCTCGAATCCTGGGCAAACCCCAGGGCTTTGGGTCTGCAGGGATCCTACAGGATCCCAAAGGCTCCTCCGGGCACCAGAGCCGCAGGGCTCCCGGGAGACTGGGGCCCCAGCAATCTGCTCCCCCACCCTGACTTGGGATCCCTGGGAATCCCCCAAGGTTCTAGATCCTCAGGGATCCTGGAAGACTCAGGCCCCAGCCATCAGATCCCCAGGGATCCCAGTGGATCCAGGCTCTGGTAACTTCCCACCAGGCTCTCGACTCACAGGATCCCAAGGGATCAGCCTCCAGCACAGTCTCTGCCCAGCCACTGGATCCCTATCCCACCGGTGAGATCCGCGGGGATGCTGGGGACACCCAGCTCCAGATCCTGAGGGATCCCAGGGATCTGAgcccacagctcccagcacgAGGATCCCCGAGGCTGCACCCACCTGATCCCCAAGAATCCCCTGACCCTACCAAGCGGATCCAGCAGATCTGGGCTCCCCTCAGGGATCCAGGAAGATCCCGGCTCCATTGCCCGCCCACAGCCACCCGCCATCCCCATCCAGGACACCTCTGTGGATCCTCACAGCAGGAAGGATCAACCACACGGATCCCGGGGAGAGCAGGGTGCTAGGGATCCCCCCGGCGCTGATCCAAGGGATCCCCTGGAGCAATTCCATTTCCCAAGTCCCTCAAAAGTGGGGGAGGGATCGATCTGCCACCCTCTCGCAAGGAGAGATCCCTTGTGGGGAGCGGACTTTTCCCTGGACTGACAGTGGATCCCAAGGGATCTACTCACCTCTCCTTGGACAAAAAGATTTCCTGCAAgatccctttctccctctcgGCCTGAGTAAAACGTTCCCGGCTTCCACTGCCCGGGACGACGAGGGGAGCGGGGAGATCGAGGAGTTTGGGATAAATCCAGGGCACTTTCTCCTCCATGGCATCGTGGCTGAGGCGCCGGGCCGTCTCGAAGGCGTGACGATCCTTCAGCATCTCCCGCTTGGCCGCCTCCTCAAAATCCTTGATCTTGTTGACGTTGACTACGGGGAGGGGACAACAGCGTCACCCCACAAGCTTGGGGACACcgcggggggacacacacgcacacgGGGAAGGGACGGGACTCACCTCGTTCGGTCTCATCCAATTCGAAGTAGAAGTATTCGCGGAGTTTGCTCTCCTCCGGCCaactcactgttttctttttccgACCTTTTTTGGTGAGCTGGCCACTTTCCGACTGGCTTTCGGTGGCTTTGGCGTCACCGCTCGTCTCCGACGAGCCTGCGGGAAGAACCGGCGAGGGGCTCAGCACCCATTTAACCCCCCTACAccccattttttccttcctgtcacCCCCAAACTTACACGTCTCCATCGGTTCCGGCACTTCCACGGCCGGTACCGGCGTACCGGGTCGATCCGTCTCCATCGGCTCCGACGCCGCAGTGGGCTCCGGGGAGGAAGGTTTGGCGGAACTGGTTTCGGGAGCTGGTTTTCCCTCAAAGGGACTGGGCTAGAGGACAGAGGAGAGGGTAGTTATTACTGGGGGGGATCTCTAGGCGAGGAGGGGACCCCAATAATCCAGGGAAGAGACCCCGATAATCCAGGGAGGCTCCTCCTCACCTTGGTCGCCGTAGGGgacaaaacctttttcttcttcttaatcTTAATTCCGGGGATGGGAGCGGAGTTGAGGGCATCGAGGAAGCCGAGGCCTTCCATGGCtgagggaaagagaggaggTGTCAcccaaaatcccccaaaacgtccccaaaaaagcccccaaaatgTCCCCGTCCCCCAACTCACGTTGAGGCGGGATGATCTTGACTTTGATCTCCTTGGTGGCGTTGGGCGCCGTGTTCAGGGGTTTGTATTTCTTCTCGGCAGGAGGAACGTCACCGGGAAGGGAGgaaatgctgcaggaaaaaggggaaaagcaggTCAGGTACCAGGAAGGACCCCAAAACAGCCCTGAGCATCCCCAAAAGCACCCCCAGACTCACTTTTGCCTCTTTATGGGCATTGGTTTCAGGTTGTATTTATCAGCGGTCGAAGAcgagttcattttcttcacgGGCGCTAACGAAGGCGTCTCCGTTTCCAGCCCTGGTTTGGGGGGACATGGTTAGTGCATCCCCTTGCAGTGACCACAGCCCCTCAAATTCCCCCCAAAAACTCAAAACGGCCCCAAAAATCTGTCAGTGCCcggtgggatggagggagaatTACCGGTGGAACGGAATTTGGCATGGCTGGGAGCGGTGGTCCGCAGGGATTTGGGTTTCTCCCGCTTCTTCTCTGCCACCTCCTCGGTTTTAGCCTCAGTTTTGGCTTCTTGGGGTTTCTCTTGGACGGgcgttttggttttgttttcctctttccgCTTCTTTTTATCCCGttctgggagaagaaaagagaagagggtGAGTTGGTGTTGGattgaggggggggggaggagaagagggggcgcggcggggggctCACCGGTCGGCTGGGCGCTGCTCTGGGAGCGGATGACACCCATCCAGTCGCTGACGAGGATGGAGGCGAGGCGGCGCAGCTCTGCGGGTGAGAAGGGGTTAAACGGGGAAtttgggggctgaggggggtttggggggggctgaCGGAGGACTTGGGCAGTCTGGGGAGTGCTCACCTTCATCATCGCTTGATTTGCTGAGCTGCTTCACCAGCTTGGCTGTGTTGTTCTGGAAGAGATGGAGACGggggtgagcagcagcaggacggGGGACATGAAATtacccggggaggggggggggggacaaaaAACAACCTGGGGGACACAAAAACCACCCAGAGGTGACACAAAAGCCAAACGAGGGGACATAAAACCACCCCGGAGGGGACAAAAACCATATGGGGGGCACAAAAGCCACCCCGGGGAGGGATAAAATCCACCCCCAAAAGACAAAAGCTACCCAGGGAGACCCAAAAATCATCTGGAGGGGACAAAAGCCACCCTGGGGGGACCCAAAAGCCACTCAAGGGACACAAAAGCCACCCAGGGGGACCCAAAAGCCACCCTGGAGGGACAAAAGCCAAACAAGGGGACACAAAAGCCCCTCAAGGGGACAAAAGCCACCTGGGGGGGACCCAAAAtctccacacacaccccccaaaacagAAGCCCCACACCCCCGGAAGCCACCCCGACCTGTTTGAGGTGATCAACAGTGAGGGGCAGGTGCTGCAGGGTGAGGAGGATCTGCTGCAGGAACGGGACGTTGTTGGAGGCTTTGGAACTGGTGAGCCAGGTGTTGAGGAGCTTGTAACCCCCGATCCGGATAaatctggggtggggggagaggaaagagggaaaaatcgTCAGGATCCAGCCAAGAGGGGGTGACTCCCCCACACCCCAAACTCCTGcaaccccccagccccccctcGCTGCTCTTACTTAGCCAGGATGTCCTGCGCCCGCGTCTGCAGCAGGATGTTCAGGTAGATGCAGCGACTCACCATCTTCTGCGAGTCCTTCATTAAGCTGGTTAACGAGAAACGAGGTGTCAGGCCCCCCCTCGAGGTGCTGACAccgggaggggacacggggaggGGGTTTGGGGACTTACTTGAAGATTTTGGTGATGCCCTCCGTGCTCTTGACCTCGCCATCGCGGCCCAGGAAGCAGTCCAAGCCCTTGAGGAGCTCCTTGGGGTCGATGGGGCCCGAGCCCATGGCAGAaaagccctggggggggggaggaagaggagaggggggGTTAGGACAGCGGTGACAACCCCGTGTGACCCCCCCCAGGccctgtgtgtccccccagGCCCTGTATCCCACCTGCCACCCCCCAAATTTTATCCTCTTTGAGAGGGTGACAATGACAAATCCATCCCTGGAAATACTCTTCACCCCAAAAAGGGAGAAATCACCCCCAAAACAGGGCTGTCACaatgcgggga includes the following:
- the PPP1R10 gene encoding serine/threonine-protein phosphatase 1 regulatory subunit 10 isoform X2 — its product is MGSGPIDPKELLKGLDCFLGRDGEVKSTEGITKIFNLMKDSQKMVSRCIYLNILLQTRAQDILAKFIRIGGYKLLNTWLTSSKASNNVPFLQQILLTLQHLPLTVDHLKQNNTAKLVKQLSKSSDDEELRRLASILVSDWMGVIRSQSSAQPTERDKKKRKEENKTKTPVQEKPQEAKTEAKTEEVAEKKREKPKSLRTTAPSHAKFRSTGLETETPSLAPVKKMNSSSTADKYNLKPMPIKRQNISSLPGDVPPAEKKYKPLNTAPNATKEIKVKIIPPQPMEGLGFLDALNSAPIPGIKIKKKKKVLSPTATKPSPFEGKPAPETSSAKPSSPEPTAASEPMETDRPGTPVPAVEVPEPMETCSSETSGDAKATESQSESGQLTKKGRKKKTVSWPEESKLREYFYFELDETERVNVNKIKDFEEAAKREMLKDRHAFETARRLSHDAMEEKVPWIYPKLLDLPAPLVVPGSGSRERFTQAEREKGILQEIFLSKESVPDSPHEPDPESYEPLPPKLIPLDEGGPSTHKAEELMKQPDYSDKIKHLLGNLQAQPPGPSGVPHGLLGPGPMANGFPPGPKAMQHFPPGGPMPGPHGGGGGGPGLPPGPGIPGGPRLLGPPPPQRGGGSGDFWEAPEGGGALRGGPHGGGGGGMRGGGPFHRPRGRSGAEPPYRCRGGGGGGGGGGGSQRGPPK
- the PPP1R10 gene encoding serine/threonine-protein phosphatase 1 regulatory subunit 10 isoform X1, with protein sequence MGSGPIDPKELLKGLDCFLGRDGEVKSTEGITKIFNLMKDSQKMVSRCIYLNILLQTRAQDILAKFIRIGGYKLLNTWLTSSKASNNVPFLQQILLTLQHLPLTVDHLKQNNTAKLVKQLSKSSDDEELRRLASILVSDWMGVIRSQSSAQPTERDKKKRKEENKTKTPVQEKPQEAKTEAKTEEVAEKKREKPKSLRTTAPSHAKFRSTGLETETPSLAPVKKMNSSSTADKYNLKPMPIKRQNISSLPGDVPPAEKKYKPLNTAPNATKEIKVKIIPPQPMEGLGFLDALNSAPIPGIKIKKKKKVLSPTATKPSPFEGKPAPETSSAKPSSPEPTAASEPMETDRPGTPVPAVEVPEPMETCSSETSGDAKATESQSESGQLTKKGRKKKTVSWPEESKLREYFYFELDETERVNVNKIKDFEEAAKREMLKDRHAFETARRLSHDAMEEKVPWIYPKLLDLPAPLVVPGSGSRERFTQAEREKGILQEIFLSKESVPDSPHEPDPESYEPLPPKLIPLDEDCSAEEVAYPEGLEAGAASPSPDPGGAGAKLPPVLANLMGSVGAGKTPQGPAPAAPINMQEILTSIMGGPSTHKAEELMKQPDYSDKIKHLLGNLQAQPPGPSGVPHGLLGPGPMANGFPPGPKAMQHFPPGGPMPGPHGGGGGGPGLPPGPGIPGGPRLLGPPPPQRGGGSGDFWEAPEGGGALRGGPHGGGGGGMRGGGPFHRPRGRSGAEPPYRCRGGGGGGGGGGGSQRGPPK